A part of Aegilops tauschii subsp. strangulata cultivar AL8/78 chromosome 2, Aet v6.0, whole genome shotgun sequence genomic DNA contains:
- the LOC109780089 gene encoding protein neprosin-like isoform X1: protein MKENPSISVTILLAYLILAIGGKEVKCIRREENTSGVPLNQEVNKTILVDGRDVYDCIDVNLQPSFSHPLLKDHKIQMEPSSFPLSISTKSPSMDVIPQAQLPLIECPTGTIPILRNNRMVHTPVETIDKVITNEEHEVAGVEYYDVLYGTRAKINIYNPMVKNNSNDLSASWIQINKIIKAGVADGIGAGSWVYPSYSGDNSARFHVAWVDGLKTCPDHDCGAFVQVSSSVGLGGRLKPVSVYKGPQYMIDVTIFKDPVTKHWWVAYGPQNIHIGYWPREIFHFMKDQCNYALWGGYVQGPTVSSDSPQMGSGHFASEGLGKAAFVRNIEILNKENKYVIPDDKKFGHVTTNLSKYTAKGYVDGHSHFGVHTYYGGPGGFV from the exons ATGAAAGAAAATCCATCTATTAGTGTGACCATTCTCTTAGCATATCTTATTCTAGCCATCGGAGGAAAAGAAGTAAAGTGTATCAGACGAGAAGAAAATACTAGCGGGGTCCCATTGAATCAAGAAGTCAATAAGACTATTCTG GTTGACGGAAGAGATGTTTATGACTGCATCGATGTGAATCTACAACCATCCTTTAGCCATCCACTACTAAAAGACCACAAAATCCAG ATGGAACCAAGCTCTTTCCCACTGAGTATTTCTACCAAATCTCCATCGATGGATGTCATCCCACAAGCCCAATTGCCCTTGATTGAGTGCCCTACAGGAACGATTCCAATATTGCGCAACAACAGAATGGTCCACACGCCAGTAGAAACTATTGATAAAGTGATTACcaatgaagaacatgag GTTGCTGGAGTAGAGTATTATGATGTGCTATATGGAACGCGGGCTAAAATAAATATCTATAATCCTATGGTGAAGAATAATAGTAACGATCTAAGTGCATCGTGGATACAAATTAATAAGATAATAAAAGCAGGTGTTGCAGATGGGATCGGGGCTGGTTCTTGGGTATATCCAAGCTACAGTGGTGACAACTCTGCTAGGTTTCATGTTGCTTGG GTTGATGGCTTAAAGACTTGCCCTGATCATGATTGTGGCGCTTTCGTGCAAGTTAGCTCAAGTGTTGGTCTAGGAGGAAGACTTAAACCAGTTTCTGTCTATAAAGGACCACAATACATGATAGATGTTACTATTTTCAAG GATCCAGTGACTAAACATTGGTGGGTGGCTTATGGTCCACAAAACATACATATTGGATACTGGCCAAGAGAAATTTTCCATTTCATGAAGGATCAATGTAATTATGCATTATGGGGTGGATATGTTCAAGGTCCGACGGTGTCATCAGACTCTCCACAAATGGGTAGTGGCCATTTTGCTTCCGAAGGACTTGGAAAAGCAGCATTTGTGAGAAATATCGAAATTTTAAATAAGGAAAACAAGTATGTTATTCCAGATGACAAGAAATTTGGGCATGTCACCACCAATTTATCCAAATATACTGCGAAGGGTTATGTTGATGGACATAGTCACTTTGGTGTGCATACTTACTATGGTGGACCTGGTGGTTTTGTTTGA
- the LOC109780089 gene encoding protein neprosin-like isoform X2: MKENPSISVTILLAYLILAIGGKEVKCIRREENTSGVPLNQEVNKTILMEPSSFPLSISTKSPSMDVIPQAQLPLIECPTGTIPILRNNRMVHTPVETIDKVITNEEHEVAGVEYYDVLYGTRAKINIYNPMVKNNSNDLSASWIQINKIIKAGVADGIGAGSWVYPSYSGDNSARFHVAWVDGLKTCPDHDCGAFVQVSSSVGLGGRLKPVSVYKGPQYMIDVTIFKDPVTKHWWVAYGPQNIHIGYWPREIFHFMKDQCNYALWGGYVQGPTVSSDSPQMGSGHFASEGLGKAAFVRNIEILNKENKYVIPDDKKFGHVTTNLSKYTAKGYVDGHSHFGVHTYYGGPGGFV; this comes from the exons ATGAAAGAAAATCCATCTATTAGTGTGACCATTCTCTTAGCATATCTTATTCTAGCCATCGGAGGAAAAGAAGTAAAGTGTATCAGACGAGAAGAAAATACTAGCGGGGTCCCATTGAATCAAGAAGTCAATAAGACTATTCTG ATGGAACCAAGCTCTTTCCCACTGAGTATTTCTACCAAATCTCCATCGATGGATGTCATCCCACAAGCCCAATTGCCCTTGATTGAGTGCCCTACAGGAACGATTCCAATATTGCGCAACAACAGAATGGTCCACACGCCAGTAGAAACTATTGATAAAGTGATTACcaatgaagaacatgag GTTGCTGGAGTAGAGTATTATGATGTGCTATATGGAACGCGGGCTAAAATAAATATCTATAATCCTATGGTGAAGAATAATAGTAACGATCTAAGTGCATCGTGGATACAAATTAATAAGATAATAAAAGCAGGTGTTGCAGATGGGATCGGGGCTGGTTCTTGGGTATATCCAAGCTACAGTGGTGACAACTCTGCTAGGTTTCATGTTGCTTGG GTTGATGGCTTAAAGACTTGCCCTGATCATGATTGTGGCGCTTTCGTGCAAGTTAGCTCAAGTGTTGGTCTAGGAGGAAGACTTAAACCAGTTTCTGTCTATAAAGGACCACAATACATGATAGATGTTACTATTTTCAAG GATCCAGTGACTAAACATTGGTGGGTGGCTTATGGTCCACAAAACATACATATTGGATACTGGCCAAGAGAAATTTTCCATTTCATGAAGGATCAATGTAATTATGCATTATGGGGTGGATATGTTCAAGGTCCGACGGTGTCATCAGACTCTCCACAAATGGGTAGTGGCCATTTTGCTTCCGAAGGACTTGGAAAAGCAGCATTTGTGAGAAATATCGAAATTTTAAATAAGGAAAACAAGTATGTTATTCCAGATGACAAGAAATTTGGGCATGTCACCACCAATTTATCCAAATATACTGCGAAGGGTTATGTTGATGGACATAGTCACTTTGGTGTGCATACTTACTATGGTGGACCTGGTGGTTTTGTTTGA